In Hymenobacter volaticus, the genomic window GTTATTTACTTGGCACCCACCGCTAGTCTGCTCGTTCGTCCTTTCATCCTACCTCCGACCATGACCCCCCTCGTGTACTTACTTGTCGTTCTAGCTATCACGATTTATTTCTTGCTGATTCCACGGCGGCGTTACCCCAATCCGCCCCAGCCCGACAGCGACGACGACGGGGAGAACCGCTCGACGATGGCCTCCCCGACTTGGACCTTCCGCCCGGTATCACCCGCCCCATCAACGATTGGGAACCGGATTACAACCGGCGGCCGCAACGACCCGTGCGCCCCACCGCGCCCCACCTTTCCTAACGTACGTTATAAATACTGCCTATACGGCATTAAATCCAACGACCCTTCCGGCGCTGTTTCCCGTTGTTAATCGTGGCTGATGCAACAGAAACAGACCTTGGAAGGGTCGTTGGGTTTAGTGTGAATGGAAGCTAAAGCAGATGCTAGTGTCGCCTAATCCCGAGCTTGTTGTCTACAGTTCGCGGCCCATTCGCACATAAGGAATCGGGCCTTTATAAAAGACGGATCCTTGAGGCAGCAGCCCAAAACGGGCGTAGAATTCGGCGCTGTCTTGGCGGGCGTCGCACCAGATGTGGGTGGCATCGTGGCGGCGCGCTTCGGCCATAACGTGTTGCAGCAGGGCGCTGCCGATGCCTTGCCGCTGGTAGTGGGGGTGCGTAGCAAATTTGCGAAAACGGGCTTCGGTGTTTTCTACGAAAAGCGAAATAACGGCCACTAGCGCATCTTTCACGAAAGCCCCAAAGTGCAGACCCGCCGCATCATTTTCCACTTTCACGTAGTCTAGCGGCTTGTCGGGCCATAGCACCTGGTGGCGCAGCGCGTACGTATCGGCGGGGCTAATGGAGCGAATGTCAACGGCGGGCATAACAGCAAGTGCTATTCGGCGGTGATACTGTAGGATGCCACGAACTCCTGGCCCGGCTGTAGCGTCAGAATACCTTCCTTATCGGCTAGGTCGCCGGAATCGCCGACGGAGCTGGCGATGCCGTGCCATGGCTCGATGCACACGAAACGGGCGCCGGGGCCCTTGGTCCAGAGGCCGAGGTAGGGAAAGCCGTCGAAGCGGACGCGCACAGCGCGCTCGGAGCGGCGGCTACGGAGCGTAACGTGCGTGAAGTCGAAGTTCTTTAGTACCAGCGCATCTTGCTCGAACAGCTCATACCGCAAAGGCATGGCCGTTTCTTCGTTCAAAATAGGCTCCGTCTGGCCGTTGAGCAGGCCACCTTCCAACAGATGTCGCTCGAACGTAACGAGGTGGTCGAACACGAATTCATAGTCCTCGAATTGCTCGTTGGCAAGCAGTGGGCACCGGAAAGCGGGATGTGCCCCAATGCCAAACAGCAGTTCGCCAGTCCCGATGTTGGTTACCTCCCACCCAATGGTAAGCATGGGGCCCGCCAGCCGGTAGCTAATCAGCAAGCTAAAATCGAAGGGAAACAGGGCGCGCGTAGCCTCGTTAGCGCG contains:
- a CDS encoding GNAT family N-acetyltransferase, whose amino-acid sequence is MPAVDIRSISPADTYALRHQVLWPDKPLDYVKVENDAAGLHFGAFVKDALVAVISLFVENTEARFRKFATHPHYQRQGIGSALLQHVMAEARRHDATHIWCDARQDSAEFYARFGLLPQGSVFYKGPIPYVRMGREL
- a CDS encoding aldose 1-epimerase family protein is translated as MTYTLENEQSRVTIQSNGAELSSFIRKDLDNLEYIWEADPAVWARHAPVLFPIVGRLPNDTYTYQGQSYRLTQHGFARDQDFTLVRQMPAELVLELRANEATRALFPFDFSLLISYRLAGPMLTIGWEVTNIGTGELLFGIGAHPAFRCPLLANEQFEDYEFVFDHLVTFERHLLEGGLLNGQTEPILNEETAMPLRYELFEQDALVLKNFDFTHVTLRSRRSERAVRVRFDGFPYLGLWTKGPGARFVCIEPWHGIASSVGDSGDLADKEGILTLQPGQEFVASYSITAE